From Paenibacillus graminis, a single genomic window includes:
- the acpS gene encoding holo-ACP synthase: MIYGIGHDVLEIGRIAGITNGSSGSRFTRRILTGQELILAAGKGGKAAEFIAGRFSAKEAVVKAFGCGIGHTVGFQDIEILPDALGKPVASLSAEAWSRLRLPEHEYTIHLTITHSRGLASAFAVVERLHGH, encoded by the coding sequence TTGATTTACGGAATCGGGCATGATGTGCTGGAAATCGGGAGGATTGCGGGTATTACGAATGGCAGCTCGGGCAGCCGGTTTACCCGGCGGATTCTGACCGGGCAGGAGCTGATACTGGCCGCAGGCAAAGGCGGGAAGGCGGCGGAGTTCATAGCCGGGCGGTTTTCGGCCAAGGAGGCCGTAGTCAAGGCGTTCGGATGCGGAATCGGCCATACGGTAGGCTTTCAGGATATCGAAATTCTGCCGGACGCCCTGGGCAAGCCGGTAGCCTCATTATCCGCTGAGGCCTGGTCCCGGTTGCGGCTGCCGGAGCATGAGTATACCATTCATCTCACCATTACGCACAGCCGCGGTTTGGCTTCGGCGTTCGCGGTGGTGGAGAGGCTGCACGGACACTAA
- a CDS encoding alpha/beta hydrolase family protein has product MPRNFELPAGEEAVLRCSHFPAQGEARSLVVVAHGYKGFKDWGMFPYTAKALSDEHEVISFNFSHAGIGEDLQNFTELEKFARNTYQREIKDMEILLSYLSQHHRFGSLPVFLLGHSRGGGDCLLYALDHPAEIAGVISWNGTTSLDLFTEEQKREMRDKGRTHVLNGRTGQQMPLDAIIIEDLEQQAERYNLLERMKQASFPVVLIQGSEDGERLRRGSEQLIRFRPDIEWIQIPGGNHTFGAVHPFAGTTPQLEQAIAASRDFITRVLAG; this is encoded by the coding sequence ATGCCCCGTAATTTCGAATTGCCCGCAGGAGAGGAAGCTGTCCTGCGTTGTTCACATTTCCCAGCCCAAGGCGAGGCCAGAAGCCTGGTTGTGGTCGCTCACGGCTACAAGGGCTTCAAGGATTGGGGAATGTTCCCTTATACTGCAAAGGCGCTTAGTGATGAGCATGAGGTGATCAGCTTCAACTTCTCACATGCCGGAATCGGTGAAGATCTGCAGAATTTCACCGAGCTTGAAAAGTTTGCCCGCAACACCTACCAGCGGGAAATCAAGGATATGGAGATCCTGCTCTCCTATCTGAGCCAGCACCACAGGTTTGGAAGTCTGCCTGTCTTTCTGCTGGGACACAGCCGCGGAGGGGGCGATTGTCTGCTCTATGCACTGGATCATCCTGCAGAAATTGCCGGGGTGATCTCCTGGAACGGGACCACCAGTCTCGACCTGTTCACAGAAGAACAGAAGCGTGAAATGAGGGACAAGGGCCGGACCCACGTCCTCAATGGACGGACAGGCCAGCAAATGCCGCTGGATGCCATAATTATAGAGGATCTGGAACAGCAAGCGGAACGTTACAACTTATTGGAACGGATGAAGCAGGCCAGCTTCCCTGTTGTCCTAATCCAGGGGAGTGAGGACGGCGAGCGGCTGCGGCGCGGATCAGAGCAATTAATCCGGTTTCGGCCGGATATTGAGTGGATACAGATTCCGGGCGGCAATCACACCTTCGGCGCCGTCCATCCTTTTGCCGGAACCACACCTCAGTTGGAACAGGCGATTGCCGCTTCCAGGGATTTTATTACCCGGGTTTTGGCGGGGTAG
- the folE gene encoding GTP cyclohydrolase I FolE, producing MGGVKDYMNGKVAANRDQIEYHVEKILELIGEDTGREGLLETPARVTRMYEEIFGGYSIDPREALGVTFDESHEELVIVKDIVYYSQCEHHMAPFFGKVHIGYIPSGRIAGLSKLARLVEAVSRRLQVQERITAQIADIMTEVLNPHGVMVVVEGEHLCMCARGVKKPGSKTVTMATRGTFREDAAARAEFLALIKE from the coding sequence ATGGGGGGCGTCAAGGATTATATGAACGGCAAGGTTGCTGCAAACCGGGACCAAATCGAGTACCATGTTGAGAAAATACTGGAATTAATCGGGGAAGATACCGGCCGTGAAGGGCTGCTGGAAACACCGGCCAGAGTTACACGGATGTACGAGGAGATTTTCGGCGGGTATTCGATTGATCCCCGTGAGGCGCTTGGTGTGACCTTTGATGAGTCTCACGAAGAGCTGGTGATCGTAAAGGATATCGTCTATTATAGCCAGTGCGAGCATCACATGGCCCCTTTCTTTGGCAAGGTGCATATCGGATATATCCCCAGCGGACGGATTGCCGGACTTAGCAAGCTGGCCCGTCTTGTGGAAGCTGTCAGCCGGCGCCTGCAGGTGCAGGAACGCATTACGGCGCAGATTGCCGATATTATGACAGAGGTCCTGAATCCTCATGGTGTGATGGTTGTTGTGGAAGGAGAACACCTGTGCATGTGTGCCCGCGGGGTGAAGAAGCCCGGCAGCAAGACGGTAACCATGGCAACGCGTGGGACTTTCCGTGAGGATGCTGCTGCACGGGCGGAGTTTCTGGCCCTGATTAAAGAATAG
- the nadE gene encoding ammonia-dependent NAD(+) synthetase has translation MSMQNEIIAALGVKPSIDVEAEVRKRVDFLKAYVLEAGAGGLLIAISGGVDSAVAAGLCKRATDELTAEEGKDYMTLGVFQPYGEQEDIAHSYAVAEAFGLTHKVETNIEEAVNEIALEVEHSLKSLGQHRHITHQGKGNVKARTRMVMQYALAFENNLLVVGTDHASEAITGFYTKWGDGAVDITPLSSLNKRQVRQLAAFLGVPADIVTKAPTAGLWPGQTDEAELGITYEENSDYLEGKTVSPEAEKKLENFYRRTAHKRNVIPGI, from the coding sequence TTGAGTATGCAGAACGAAATCATTGCCGCCCTTGGTGTTAAGCCCTCCATTGATGTGGAGGCTGAGGTCCGTAAACGGGTAGATTTTTTGAAGGCATATGTACTGGAAGCAGGGGCGGGCGGCCTGCTGATTGCAATCAGCGGAGGGGTAGACAGCGCGGTTGCTGCGGGTCTGTGCAAACGGGCTACGGACGAGCTTACAGCCGAGGAAGGCAAAGACTATATGACGCTTGGTGTTTTTCAGCCTTATGGCGAACAGGAGGATATCGCGCACAGTTATGCGGTAGCTGAGGCGTTTGGATTAACGCATAAGGTAGAGACCAATATCGAGGAAGCGGTCAACGAGATCGCCCTTGAGGTCGAACACAGCCTGAAATCGCTTGGACAACACCGCCATATCACCCATCAGGGTAAAGGCAATGTAAAAGCAAGAACACGCATGGTGATGCAGTATGCGCTGGCTTTTGAAAACAATCTGCTGGTAGTAGGAACAGATCATGCTTCTGAGGCTATAACCGGCTTCTATACCAAATGGGGCGATGGTGCCGTGGACATTACACCGCTGTCTTCGCTGAATAAGCGCCAGGTGCGCCAGTTGGCTGCATTTCTTGGAGTGCCTGCGGATATTGTCACCAAAGCACCGACAGCCGGCCTGTGGCCGGGACAGACGGATGAAGCAGAGCTTGGCATCACCTATGAGGAGAATAGCGATTACCTGGAGGGCAAAACCGTCAGCCCTGAAGCGGAGAAGAAACTGGAGAATTTCTACCGGAGAACCGCGCATAAGCGCAATGTGATTCCTGGGATCTAA
- a CDS encoding amylo-alpha-1,6-glucosidase, translating into MKLSTKHAGQTSDILDDMKIFVSREENRGISFTNKEAAYYYTQSHLNNHVEHAYFEGLNIAKSRIFSGYTLIADQRKLDNQEAEVCVYPYKMVRRHGSLTEELWMFDYKNVLEISLSGAQKTIGIELLGEQLNALSPRDGIAFFKSIEGGWVIAVGAASSQPVEVKNHIVYSGANAGGFYIAVGKTAAEAADMIHDTRRDIIPMKLERIKRMEDFLQKNVYIASSSDSLALSLNWLNLTMDQLVTRQQGDGIYAGLPWFNEYWGRDQFIALPGAVLVTGQFETAKNILLSFAKFQNTDATSKYFGRVPNILALKNVDYHTTDGTPRFIIQLQDYVKYSGDTAIITELYPAVQNSIEGSIKHWVDDKGYLMHDDNETWMDARDANLKSYSPRDTRANDIQALWYNQLQAGVYFAEYMNDSGCAKKWSNIAGKLKRNFAEDFRDQAHPYLADRLNSEDKPEFSLRPNQLFALDMIEDDSFKCEVIRTAWEELVYPWGVASLNQKHPFFHPFHLTSLYHKDEAYHNGTVWLWLNGIAMQRMIEAGQKETAYQLFKNMNWQALNLGVVGGLSENMDAYPQEGQGSAKLTGAYLQAWSNAEQLRVWYQYFLGFRPDMINHRLTLAPRIPGEIGDLQSRVKIGSGTIDLTYTATGATEQTYLYGFTGIGLTVVIDISPFKLLHIEVENDCELKITRSELDLKVILSDKTGTTVKEIIVSRLPLRVEQELNVNQLFKNVKFAEPMDLENHPVMKR; encoded by the coding sequence GTGAAATTATCAACAAAGCATGCCGGGCAAACATCCGATATTCTGGATGACATGAAAATATTCGTTTCTCGCGAAGAGAATCGCGGAATTTCCTTTACCAATAAAGAGGCCGCTTATTATTATACTCAATCCCATCTCAACAATCATGTGGAGCATGCTTATTTTGAGGGATTGAACATCGCGAAAAGCAGAATTTTTAGCGGCTACACTTTAATTGCAGATCAACGGAAACTGGATAATCAAGAAGCTGAAGTCTGCGTGTACCCTTATAAAATGGTGCGTAGACATGGAAGTCTGACCGAAGAACTATGGATGTTTGATTACAAAAATGTGCTGGAGATCAGTCTCTCCGGTGCTCAAAAAACCATTGGGATTGAATTGTTGGGTGAACAGCTGAACGCACTGAGCCCACGGGACGGCATCGCTTTTTTCAAGTCAATAGAAGGCGGATGGGTTATTGCTGTAGGCGCAGCAAGCAGCCAGCCGGTGGAAGTTAAGAACCATATCGTTTATTCCGGGGCCAACGCCGGAGGCTTTTATATAGCCGTGGGTAAAACGGCTGCCGAAGCGGCAGATATGATTCATGATACGAGACGGGACATCATCCCTATGAAGCTCGAACGAATAAAGCGCATGGAGGATTTTTTGCAGAAGAATGTGTATATCGCCAGCAGCAGTGACTCGCTCGCCTTGTCTTTGAATTGGTTAAATCTAACGATGGACCAACTGGTGACCAGACAGCAAGGCGACGGGATCTATGCCGGCCTCCCCTGGTTTAATGAATATTGGGGAAGAGACCAATTTATTGCGCTTCCGGGAGCCGTATTGGTGACCGGGCAATTTGAAACTGCTAAGAATATACTGCTATCCTTTGCGAAATTTCAGAACACCGATGCAACTTCCAAATACTTCGGCAGGGTGCCCAATATTCTCGCTTTAAAAAATGTAGACTATCATACAACTGACGGGACACCGCGGTTTATTATCCAATTGCAGGATTATGTTAAATATTCGGGTGACACAGCGATCATCACAGAGCTTTATCCGGCGGTACAAAACAGTATAGAAGGCTCTATTAAGCATTGGGTGGATGATAAAGGCTACCTTATGCACGATGATAACGAAACCTGGATGGATGCCCGGGATGCGAATCTGAAGTCCTACTCTCCCAGAGACACCCGGGCCAATGACATTCAAGCGCTTTGGTACAACCAGCTGCAAGCTGGGGTATACTTTGCCGAGTACATGAACGACAGCGGCTGTGCGAAGAAATGGAGCAATATCGCCGGCAAACTCAAAAGAAACTTTGCAGAGGATTTTAGGGATCAGGCACATCCCTATCTCGCTGACCGGCTGAACTCGGAGGATAAGCCGGAATTCTCGCTGCGGCCCAACCAATTGTTTGCCTTGGACATGATTGAAGATGATTCCTTCAAATGTGAAGTGATTCGGACAGCATGGGAGGAACTCGTGTATCCATGGGGAGTTGCTTCATTAAATCAAAAACATCCGTTTTTCCATCCGTTTCACTTAACCAGCCTATACCACAAAGATGAAGCTTACCACAATGGTACGGTTTGGCTCTGGTTAAACGGTATAGCCATGCAGCGTATGATTGAGGCCGGGCAGAAAGAAACTGCTTATCAACTTTTTAAGAATATGAACTGGCAAGCGCTGAACCTGGGAGTAGTCGGGGGACTGAGCGAGAATATGGATGCCTATCCGCAGGAAGGCCAGGGTTCAGCCAAACTTACGGGAGCCTACCTGCAAGCCTGGTCCAATGCCGAGCAGCTGCGTGTGTGGTATCAGTATTTTTTAGGGTTCCGGCCGGATATGATTAATCACAGGCTTACGCTTGCACCCCGGATTCCCGGGGAGATCGGGGATTTACAGTCCCGCGTTAAGATTGGAAGCGGGACCATTGACTTAACCTATACAGCTACAGGTGCAACAGAACAAACGTATCTTTACGGGTTTACAGGAATCGGGCTCACGGTAGTTATTGATATATCTCCTTTTAAGCTCCTGCATATTGAAGTGGAAAATGATTGTGAACTGAAAATCACCCGGTCAGAGCTTGATTTGAAAGTTATCCTTAGCGATAAAACCGGCACAACTGTCAAAGAGATTATAGTGTCCCGGCTGCCGCTGCGTGTTGAACAGGAATTGAATGTAAATCAGTTGTTTAAGAATGTTAAGTTTGCAGAGCCAATGGATCTGGAGAATCACCCTGTTATGAAGCGCTAA
- a CDS encoding carbohydrate ABC transporter permease, producing MTHSIKSRIADTIIWIFVLAFTLSCLIPLVNLVAISFSDNAAASANMVSIFPVNFTLSSYEKLLSDSQFWRSFMISVERVVLGLIVNMMLMILAAYPLSKSSKQFRAQKVYMNIVIFAMLFSGGLIPTFMVVKQLHLLDSIWALILPGAVPIANVILLMNAFRAVPKSLEEAATIDGASQWRILSTIYVPVVLPTLATVLLFTIVGHWNDYFSALVYINKTSNYPLQTYIQQLSVDVQNITDPQKLIEYSKISNRTLNAAKIVISTLPLLLIYPFMQKYFVTGIVVGSVKE from the coding sequence ATCACTCATTCCATCAAAAGCCGAATTGCGGATACTATAATCTGGATATTTGTATTAGCTTTCACTTTATCCTGCCTTATACCCTTAGTTAATCTGGTTGCCATTTCCTTCAGTGACAACGCGGCGGCTTCCGCAAATATGGTAAGTATTTTTCCGGTTAATTTTACGTTAAGCTCCTATGAGAAGTTGTTGTCGGACTCCCAGTTCTGGCGCTCCTTTATGATCTCGGTGGAACGGGTTGTCCTTGGTCTGATCGTCAATATGATGCTGATGATTCTTGCTGCTTATCCGTTATCCAAAAGCTCAAAGCAATTCCGGGCACAGAAGGTGTATATGAATATTGTGATTTTCGCGATGCTGTTTTCCGGTGGTCTCATTCCAACCTTTATGGTTGTCAAACAGCTTCATCTTCTGGATTCCATCTGGGCTTTGATTCTGCCGGGAGCTGTGCCGATCGCCAATGTCATTTTGCTGATGAATGCGTTCCGCGCCGTACCGAAATCTCTGGAGGAGGCCGCAACCATTGACGGCGCTTCGCAGTGGAGAATTCTCTCAACGATATATGTGCCTGTGGTGCTGCCTACACTTGCCACTGTACTGCTGTTTACGATTGTCGGACATTGGAATGACTACTTCAGTGCTTTGGTGTATATCAACAAAACATCAAATTACCCTTTGCAGACTTATATCCAGCAGCTAAGCGTAGACGTTCAGAATATAACTGATCCCCAAAAGCTCATAGAGTACTCCAAGATTTCGAACCGGACGCTGAATGCTGCCAAAATCGTTATCTCAACCTTGCCACTGCTCCTGATTTATCCTTTTATGCAAAAATACTTCGTTACAGGAATCGTGGTAGGCTCTGTTAAAGAGTAA
- the mutY gene encoding A/G-specific adenine glycosylase, which translates to MTIHEQQSEIQQEAKLFFSRFLLEWYQGQKRDLPWRRHRNPYYIWISEIMLQQTRVDTVIPYFNRFIERFPTVESLADAPEEEVLKCWEGLGYYSRARNLQHAAKQVKEQYGGQVPNDRDAVFGLKGVGPYTAGAILSIAFNRPEPAVDGNVMRVLSRYFLIEDDIAKGPTRVAMERLAAELIPEGEASHFNQALMELGALVCTPKSPRCLPCPVMEHCAARLAGCETSLPVKTKAKPPRPEERLAALVEGRGEHAGRVLIRQRPVSGLLARMWELPHWPAPPAEGGRGGALLPEAAALDRLRRSLRQAGIPARPEEHWMAAEHTFSHIVWTLQVYRCREEDVRALPVAAEGRAAYAAGQSPDVGDAGRPAGAGGPPGSAAASVSSAEQSAATSIGGAERPAAGNETPALNAAAGSPAALSSGGGTPGLFSAVGASTGLPAGDGDSIEPFADGGGNPGDGGAVRWINREDMANYAFPNVFLKLLNRYFDEQNG; encoded by the coding sequence ATGACAATACATGAACAGCAGAGTGAAATACAGCAGGAAGCTAAGTTATTCTTCAGCCGCTTCCTGCTGGAATGGTATCAAGGCCAGAAAAGGGATTTGCCCTGGCGGCGCCACCGCAATCCTTATTACATCTGGATATCGGAGATTATGCTGCAGCAGACCAGAGTGGATACGGTAATTCCTTATTTTAACCGTTTTATTGAGCGTTTTCCTACGGTGGAGTCGCTGGCCGATGCCCCGGAGGAGGAGGTGCTGAAGTGCTGGGAGGGACTCGGCTACTATTCCCGGGCCCGGAACCTGCAGCATGCAGCCAAGCAGGTGAAAGAGCAATATGGCGGACAGGTACCCAATGACCGTGACGCCGTGTTTGGCTTGAAGGGCGTAGGTCCTTACACAGCGGGCGCCATCCTTAGCATAGCCTTCAACCGGCCGGAACCGGCGGTGGACGGCAATGTAATGCGGGTGCTGTCCCGCTATTTCCTCATTGAGGATGATATCGCCAAGGGGCCTACCCGTGTTGCGATGGAACGGCTCGCCGCGGAGCTGATCCCTGAAGGAGAGGCTTCGCATTTCAATCAGGCGCTGATGGAGCTTGGCGCGCTCGTCTGTACGCCGAAATCACCGCGCTGCCTTCCGTGTCCGGTGATGGAGCACTGCGCCGCGAGGCTGGCGGGCTGCGAAACTTCGCTGCCCGTCAAGACCAAGGCGAAGCCGCCGCGCCCGGAGGAGCGCCTGGCGGCCCTGGTGGAAGGCCGCGGCGAGCACGCGGGCCGGGTGCTCATCCGGCAGCGGCCAGTAAGCGGGCTTCTAGCCCGCATGTGGGAGCTGCCGCACTGGCCTGCGCCGCCTGCGGAAGGCGGCAGGGGCGGCGCGCTGCTGCCGGAGGCCGCGGCGCTGGACCGGCTGCGCCGGTCCCTGAGGCAGGCCGGGATTCCTGCCCGGCCGGAAGAGCACTGGATGGCTGCGGAACATACGTTCAGCCATATTGTGTGGACCCTGCAGGTGTACCGCTGCAGGGAAGAGGACGTCCGCGCGCTGCCTGTGGCGGCGGAAGGGCGGGCGGCGTATGCCGCCGGGCAGTCCCCGGATGTCGGGGATGCCGGGCGGCCAGCCGGCGCAGGCGGGCCTCCGGGTTCGGCCGCAGCCAGCGTCAGCAGCGCAGAGCAGTCTGCCGCGACAAGCATCGGCGGCGCAGAGCGTCCGGCCGCTGGCAATGAAACGCCTGCCTTGAACGCCGCTGCGGGCAGCCCCGCCGCGTTATCATCCGGCGGCGGCACGCCCGGCTTGTTCAGTGCCGTTGGCGCCTCAACCGGGCTGCCTGCCGGAGACGGTGACTCCATAGAGCCGTTTGCGGACGGCGGCGGCAATCCCGGGGATGGCGGGGCAGTACGGTGGATCAATCGTGAGGATATGGCTAATTATGCCTTTCCGAACGTCTTTTTGAAGCTGCTGAACCGCTATTTTGATGAACAAAATGGATGA
- the lepB gene encoding signal peptidase I, translated as MNRELEEDFMRSRKHRYRSVTHRRTGSLSGTGWVRDLRDWLVTAAVVFALMSLLNIFVFNVSTVIGQSMQPTLFEGEKLIISKISLTFASPKRSDVVVLHDPSTGPDRKEYLVKRIIGIPGDRIEVRNHKLYVNGKLFAESYVDTEIQDPDFAELTVEKGTYFVMGDNRHAGASKDSRYFGAVPQKRIVGKAAYIWWPLSKANAL; from the coding sequence ATGAACCGGGAGCTTGAAGAAGATTTCATGCGGAGCCGCAAGCACAGATACCGGTCCGTTACTCACCGGAGGACCGGCTCCTTATCAGGAACGGGCTGGGTTCGCGATCTCCGGGATTGGCTGGTTACCGCTGCTGTTGTATTTGCCTTGATGTCACTGCTCAATATTTTTGTGTTCAACGTTTCTACGGTTATAGGCCAGTCCATGCAGCCAACGCTGTTTGAGGGTGAAAAATTGATTATTAGCAAGATATCATTAACCTTTGCCAGTCCTAAGCGGAGTGATGTGGTTGTTCTGCATGACCCGAGCACCGGTCCGGACCGCAAGGAGTATCTGGTTAAACGGATCATCGGAATACCCGGCGACAGGATTGAGGTGCGGAACCACAAGCTGTACGTGAATGGCAAGCTTTTCGCCGAGTCCTATGTGGACACGGAAATTCAAGACCCGGATTTTGCCGAGCTTACCGTTGAAAAGGGAACCTATTTTGTGATGGGTGACAACCGGCATGCCGGGGCGAGCAAGGACAGCAGGTATTTTGGCGCCGTCCCGCAGAAACGTATTGTCGGCAAGGCTGCGTATATCTGGTGGCCTCTTAGCAAAGCAAATGCACTATAA
- a CDS encoding YneF family protein, protein MNIALPIITLVVGLIGGFFIGVYYLRRQMTTMQNDPEMLQKVAKQMGYNLNGKQMQRAQQMMKNSNQPGRAPAAGKRQGRKGK, encoded by the coding sequence ATGAACATTGCATTGCCAATTATTACGCTTGTCGTTGGTCTGATCGGCGGATTCTTCATTGGAGTGTATTATCTGCGCAGACAAATGACAACGATGCAGAATGATCCGGAAATGCTGCAGAAGGTAGCCAAACAGATGGGTTATAACTTGAACGGCAAACAGATGCAGCGTGCCCAGCAGATGATGAAGAACAGCAATCAGCCGGGACGGGCACCAGCGGCAGGAAAAAGACAAGGCCGCAAAGGAAAGTAA
- a CDS encoding GNAT family N-acetyltransferase, with protein MHVRSFQLSDVTPVTELLQTALSEECFESTIEPFSRQLSWDSDLIVVAEDEGEIVGALIGTIEKNHGCYFRIAVHPEYRRRGIGRGLVSAMEHKFQARKVSGIYVAVDEHNSFALPLYEAMGYGENQIFKSVRKLSIVG; from the coding sequence ATGCACGTTCGTTCCTTTCAATTAAGCGACGTTACCCCTGTGACTGAACTGCTGCAGACCGCATTATCGGAAGAATGTTTCGAGAGCACTATCGAGCCTTTCTCCAGGCAGCTTTCATGGGACTCTGATCTCATTGTTGTAGCCGAGGATGAAGGGGAGATTGTTGGTGCGCTGATTGGTACGATCGAGAAGAATCACGGCTGTTATTTCCGCATTGCCGTCCATCCCGAATACCGCCGCAGAGGAATCGGCAGAGGTCTTGTATCGGCGATGGAGCACAAGTTTCAGGCACGCAAGGTCAGCGGTATTTACGTAGCCGTCGACGAACATAATTCATTTGCGCTGCCGCTCTATGAAGCAATGGGTTATGGCGAGAATCAAATCTTCAAGTCGGTACGGAAGCTCAGCATTGTTGGATAA
- a CDS encoding Fe-Mn family superoxide dismutase gives MPDLYGQVLPVRILEEIAFWKKQEQEHTVVIKAVIPQLEERYVKLLDEWAIVFGATEQAARQLLEASQGCSPAELAAGTEQLLQVACSQSREFIRQLYALMEGSAAVKAHPLAGTVLLHIIRESEYVLGVLSALTLTGNAPLWMREDIAPQSGAADEHKPKDSQTGPGPQVPLILQSSGIREQGTVPIGGHTLPPLPYAYNALEPYIDEKTMRIHHDKHHQSYVDGLNKAEKKLAEARKTKDFDLVKHWERELAFNGAGHYLHTIFWNVMSPQGGGRPTGALLDAIEHSFGSYEAFKEQFTEAANKVEGGGWAILVWSPRSHRLEILTAEKHQNLSQWDVVPLLALDVWEHAYYLKHQNNRADYIKDWWKVVNWPYVSERFNAARKLVWQPF, from the coding sequence ATGCCGGATCTATACGGGCAAGTGCTGCCAGTGCGTATTCTCGAAGAAATTGCATTCTGGAAAAAACAGGAGCAGGAGCATACGGTAGTCATCAAGGCGGTTATCCCTCAGCTTGAAGAGCGGTATGTGAAGCTGCTCGACGAATGGGCTATTGTCTTCGGGGCTACCGAGCAGGCGGCCCGCCAGTTGCTTGAGGCTTCTCAGGGCTGCAGTCCGGCAGAGCTGGCCGCCGGAACAGAACAGCTTCTCCAGGTGGCCTGCTCCCAGTCCCGCGAGTTCATCCGGCAGCTGTATGCCCTGATGGAGGGAAGCGCCGCTGTAAAAGCCCATCCGCTGGCTGGAACCGTGCTGCTGCACATCATCCGGGAGTCAGAGTATGTCTTGGGCGTTTTGAGCGCCCTGACATTAACCGGAAATGCTCCCCTCTGGATGCGGGAGGACATAGCGCCGCAATCGGGAGCAGCGGATGAGCATAAGCCCAAAGACAGCCAGACCGGGCCTGGCCCGCAGGTTCCCTTGATTCTTCAGTCCTCCGGGATTCGGGAACAGGGCACGGTCCCGATCGGGGGCCACACCCTGCCTCCCCTCCCCTATGCCTATAATGCGCTTGAGCCCTACATCGACGAAAAAACCATGAGGATTCATCATGATAAGCATCATCAAAGCTACGTAGACGGGCTGAACAAGGCGGAGAAGAAGCTGGCTGAAGCCCGGAAAACCAAAGATTTTGACCTGGTGAAGCATTGGGAGCGGGAGCTTGCCTTCAATGGAGCCGGCCATTATCTGCATACCATCTTCTGGAACGTCATGTCACCGCAAGGGGGAGGCCGTCCGACAGGCGCACTGCTGGATGCCATAGAGCACAGCTTTGGCAGCTACGAGGCCTTCAAGGAACAGTTCACGGAGGCGGCCAATAAAGTGGAGGGCGGGGGCTGGGCGATTCTGGTCTGGAGCCCGCGCAGCCACAGACTGGAAATCCTGACAGCGGAGAAGCACCAGAATCTCTCCCAATGGGATGTCGTCCCCCTGCTGGCTCTTGATGTATGGGAGCACGCATATTATCTTAAGCATCAGAATAACCGCGCGGATTACATCAAGGACTGGTGGAAGGTTGTAAATTGGCCTTATGTCTCCGAGCGCTTCAATGCCGCCCGGAAGCTGGTCTGGCAGCCCTTCTGA
- a CDS encoding superoxide dismutase produces MAFQLPALPYPNNALEPHIDALTMEIHHDRHHNTYVTNLNAALEKAPELQGKSIDELLTDLNAVPEAIRTAVRNNGGGHANHTLFWEVIGPNGGGAPTGALAAAIDSELGGFDKFKEDFATAATTRFGSGWAWLVVKDGKLAVTSTPNQDNPISEGATPILGLDVWEHAYYLNYQNKRPDYIKAFWNVVNWEEVGKRYESAK; encoded by the coding sequence ATGGCATTTCAATTACCGGCACTTCCGTATCCGAACAACGCTCTTGAACCGCACATCGACGCATTGACGATGGAGATTCACCATGACAGGCACCATAACACATACGTGACGAACCTGAACGCCGCTCTGGAAAAGGCACCCGAACTGCAGGGCAAGAGCATCGATGAGCTTCTTACCGACCTGAACGCAGTACCTGAAGCGATCCGTACTGCTGTCCGCAACAACGGCGGCGGACATGCCAACCATACCCTGTTCTGGGAAGTCATCGGACCGAACGGCGGCGGCGCACCAACAGGCGCACTGGCAGCGGCAATTGACAGCGAGCTTGGCGGCTTCGATAAATTCAAAGAAGATTTCGCTACTGCGGCAACTACCCGTTTCGGCAGCGGCTGGGCCTGGCTTGTTGTTAAAGACGGTAAGCTGGCGGTTACCAGCACACCGAACCAGGACAACCCGATCAGCGAAGGCGCTACTCCGATCCTCGGACTGGATGTATGGGAACACGCTTACTACCTGAACTATCAAAACAAACGCCCTGACTACATCAAAGCCTTCTGGAACGTAGTCAACTGGGAAGAAGTCGGCAAACGCTACGAAAGCGCAAAATAA